A region of the Longimicrobiales bacterium genome:
GTACGGCCCGTGATCTCCGCGGGAATGGCGCCCAGACGGCACACCGAATCCGCGAGCACACCCATGTCGAACCCCATCCCCTGCACGTAGACCCATACGGCGATATTCGCCAGGATCAGCACGATCGTGACTACGGGGGTGAGAACGGTCGGATTGTCGTCTCGGAGCGGGAACAAGGTTCGCTCTGCTTCCCTGTGCGTGGTTGGCGGCAGAGTATCCCGTGCAGCGGACGGCAGGCAAGGCTTCTCGCCGGAGGTCGGACGCGGAACCCGTTCTGCAGAATGGCCCACGACAGCATGGCGGCGGCCGGCAGTACGGCGCCGTCCATGGGTGAAAAGCCCGTTCAGATGTGAGGACAGGCCGTTCTGCAGAACGGGTTCCGCGTCCGGAAGCAGGTGTGCTGGCGTGAATCCATCGCCGCCCGTATCCTCGTCTGAACACAACAGAATCCTCGGAGGCATTGATGAAGGGAATCGCCCGGGCGCTCTGGCGCAGGGGGCAGCTGGCGGCTTTGACGCTGGTGCCTGCACTCACGCTCCTGGCATCGACTGCCGCGATGGGCCAGCAGGCGCCGGGGCTGGGGGAATGGACGGCCCGGGTCGACATGCTGCCGGAGCCGGAGATCGTCGTGGGCGGTCCCGGCTCGGCGAACTACCGGCTGGCGGCGCGCTTTGCCCCCTACAAGCTGGACGACCTGCTGCACAGCACCAGCGTCCAGCCGCGCTGGATCGAGGGGACCGAGCGATTCTGGTACGAGTTCGAGACGAGTGACGGCCGGTCGTACATGATCGTGGATCCCGAGCGCGGCACGCGGCGCGCGATCTTCGATAACGACGTGCTCGCCGCAGAGCTCACCCGCATCACGCGCGACCCGTACGACGCGCAACACCTCCCGATCCGCAGCATCCGGTTCATCAATGCGCGCACGCTCGAGTTCGAAGTGGAGTCGACGCAGGACGAGGAGGAGGAGGAGGATGGCGTGCTCGGCGAGCGGGTGGACACGCTCCAGCGACAGGAGGAGCGCCGGCCGCGCCGGGACGACCCGGAGAAGAAGGTCCACCACTTCCGCTACGACGTCGACACGCAGACGCTGGAGGAGCTGGAGGAGCGGGAGGAGCCCGACGATCACCCCGGCTGGGCGAGCGTGTCACCGGATGGCAGCATTGTCGTGTTCGCACGGAACCACGACCTGCACATGATGTCGGCCGCTGAGTACGCGCGGATCCTGGATGTGCGGCGCGGCGAGGATGGTGAAGAGGCGGACTCGCTGGACCAGGCGCTGGAGGTCGAGGAGATACGGTTGACCGAGGATGGGGTGGAGCACTACAGCTGGGCACGCACGCAGCGGGGCGACACGGACCAGGAGCGCGCGAAGAAGGAAGGCGAGCGGAAACCCGTGAGCGCAGTGTGGTCGAAGGACTCGCGGCGGTTCGCAATCGTCAGGAGCGATCAGCGCGAGGTCGGTGACCTCTGGGTGATCCACTCGACAGGCAACGACCGGCCGGAGCTCGAGACGTACCGCTACGACATGCCGGGCGAGGAGGATGTCACGCAGACCGAGCTGTGGATCTACGACCTGCCCGCTCGCACCGCGACGAAGGTGACGTGGCCGGATGCATGGAAGGACGAATCGCTCAGCATTGCGACGGCGCGGCAGATCCGCTATCCGGACAGCGAGGAACCGTTCCGTCAGCTCTGGCTCGGGGACGGTTCGGACCAGCTGCATTTCGTGCGCATCAGCCGTGACCGTCACCGCGTCGACATGATGCTCGCCGACGCGACCACCGGTACGGCGCGGACGCTGTTCGAGGACCGGTTGAACACGTACATGGAGACACGCAATCCGGAGATGCTGCCGAACGGCGACATCATCTGGTGGTCAGAGCGCGATGGCTGGGCCCACCTGTATCGCTACGCGCCGGACGGCCAGCTGCGGAACAGGCTGACGGAAGGACCGTTCGCAGTGGGTGACGTCGAGGCAGTGGACGCGCAGAACGGCGTGATCTATTTCGCCGCGAGCGGTCGCGAGCAGGATGAAGACCCGTACTACAGCCATCTGTACCGCGTGAACGCCGATGGCTCGAATCTGCGGCTGCTCAATCCCGGCGACTACGATCATCGCGCGAGCGTCAGCCCGTCCACCCGCTTCATCGTCGACAACTTCTCACGCGTGAACACCGTGCCGGCCGCGGTGCTCAAACGCGCCAACGGCGCCGACGTGATGCCGCTCGAGGAAGCAGACTTCTCGCGCCTGCGCGCTGCCGGCTGGCAGATGCCGCAGCCGTTCAGGGTGAAGGCCGCCGACGGCGTGACGGACCTGTTCGGCGTCATGTACCTGCCGTTCGATTTCGATCCGAACAAGCGGTACCCCATCATCGAGTATGTCTACCCCGGTCCCCAGACCGAGTCGGTCGCCAAGTCGTTCT
Encoded here:
- a CDS encoding DPP IV N-terminal domain-containing protein, coding for MKGIARALWRRGQLAALTLVPALTLLASTAAMGQQAPGLGEWTARVDMLPEPEIVVGGPGSANYRLAARFAPYKLDDLLHSTSVQPRWIEGTERFWYEFETSDGRSYMIVDPERGTRRAIFDNDVLAAELTRITRDPYDAQHLPIRSIRFINARTLEFEVESTQDEEEEEDGVLGERVDTLQRQEERRPRRDDPEKKVHHFRYDVDTQTLEELEEREEPDDHPGWASVSPDGSIVVFARNHDLHMMSAAEYARILDVRRGEDGEEADSLDQALEVEEIRLTEDGVEHYSWARTQRGDTDQERAKKEGERKPVSAVWSKDSRRFAIVRSDQREVGDLWVIHSTGNDRPELETYRYDMPGEEDVTQTELWIYDLPARTATKVTWPDAWKDESLSIATARQIRYPDSEEPFRQLWLGDGSDQLHFVRISRDRHRVDMMLADATTGTARTLFEDRLNTYMETRNPEMLPNGDIIWWSERDGWAHLYRYAPDGQLRNRLTEGPFAVGDVEAVDAQNGVIYFAASGREQDEDPYYSHLYRVNADGSNLRLLNPGDYDHRASVSPSTRFIVDNFSRVNTVPAAVLKRANGADVMPLEEADFSRLRAAGWQMPQPFRVKAADGVTDLFGVMYLPFDFDPNKRYPIIEYVYPGPQTESVAKSFSTSRYETALAQFGFVVITVGNRGGHPSRSKWYHNYGYGNLRDYGLDDKKAAVEQLADELPFIDIDRVGIYGHSGGGFMSTAAMLVYPDFFDVAVSSSGNHTNDIYNRWWSETHHGVEEVVGDSGQVTFKYDIDGNPELAANLKGHLLLTTGDIDNNVHHANTLRMVQALIRANKRFDYFVFPGQRHGYGNMSDYWFWLRAEYFVKHLLGDDTRWSADLVELQRERARTR